The following proteins come from a genomic window of Sphaerisporangium rubeum:
- a CDS encoding ATP-binding cassette domain-containing protein, whose amino-acid sequence MSATADTPETDGIRITGARENNLKDVSLTLPKNKITVFTGVSGSGKSSIVFDTIAVEAQRQLNGTFPAFIRNQLPKYERPRADAVENLTAPVIVDQKPVGGNARSTVGTMTDIYSMIRALFARYGSPTDGLVSTYSFNDPRGMCPECDGLGQSVRADVDLMLDKSKSLNEGAIRLPNYSVGTPDWQLYGNSGKLDPDKRLADYTADEWQLFLHGSGFKVELKTKSGAYKTNYEGVVDRFTRLGVKRDLSTVSERTREAIAKFITEGPCTSCDGARLNPTALATKIDGRNIADWSSMQITDLIAVLAAITDPVATPLATAARTALDRVAAIGLGYLSLDRATSTLSGGESQRLKLVRHLGSTLTGMTYIFDEPSVGLHPRDVGRLNDLLRALRDQGNTVLVVEHDPDVIAIADHVVDVGPKAGANGGEIVYQGTVAGLRTADTRTGEGLRRAVRTKTTFRTPTGTLPVRDATLHNLKNVSVDVPTGVLTSVTGVAGSGKSTLIAEVFVKTHEGTVYVDQSAIAASSRSTPATYLGLMDPIRTLFAKSTGTAASLFSFNSEGACPECQGRGVIITELAYMDPVTTHCDACEGRRFKDEVLSHKLRGKSIADVLELTAEEATTFFTEAPLRRKLRSLIEVGLDYLTLGQPLSTLSGGERQRIKLATQLTATGTVYVLDEPTTGLHMSDVDTLLTLLNTLVDKGNTVIVIEHNLDVIQQSDWIIDLGPDGGKQGGEIIFTGTPADLLTTAESLTAEHLRHYRATHTLEPAPAL is encoded by the coding sequence ATGAGCGCCACCGCCGACACGCCAGAGACCGACGGCATCCGGATCACCGGTGCGCGTGAGAACAACCTCAAGGACGTCTCCCTCACCCTCCCCAAGAACAAGATCACCGTCTTCACCGGCGTGTCCGGGTCAGGCAAGTCCTCCATCGTCTTCGACACCATCGCCGTCGAGGCACAGCGCCAGCTCAACGGCACCTTTCCCGCGTTCATCCGCAACCAGCTGCCGAAGTACGAACGACCCCGCGCCGACGCCGTCGAGAACCTCACCGCGCCGGTCATCGTGGACCAGAAACCCGTCGGCGGCAACGCGCGCTCCACGGTCGGCACGATGACCGACATCTACTCGATGATCCGCGCGCTGTTCGCACGGTACGGCTCACCCACCGACGGCCTGGTGTCCACGTACTCGTTCAACGACCCCAGAGGCATGTGTCCCGAGTGCGACGGCCTCGGCCAGAGCGTGCGCGCCGACGTCGACCTGATGCTCGACAAGTCCAAGTCGCTCAACGAAGGCGCCATCCGCCTCCCCAACTACAGCGTCGGCACCCCCGACTGGCAGCTGTACGGCAACTCCGGCAAGCTCGACCCCGACAAGCGCCTCGCCGACTACACCGCGGACGAGTGGCAGTTGTTCCTGCACGGCAGCGGCTTCAAGGTCGAACTGAAGACCAAGAGCGGCGCCTACAAGACCAACTACGAAGGCGTGGTCGACCGCTTCACCCGCCTCGGCGTCAAACGCGACCTCAGCACCGTCAGCGAACGCACCCGCGAGGCCATCGCCAAATTCATCACCGAGGGCCCCTGCACCTCCTGCGACGGCGCACGCCTCAACCCCACGGCACTCGCCACGAAGATCGACGGCCGTAACATCGCCGACTGGTCGAGCATGCAGATCACCGATCTGATCGCCGTCCTCGCCGCCATCACCGACCCGGTCGCGACCCCCCTGGCCACCGCCGCACGCACCGCACTGGACCGCGTCGCCGCCATCGGCCTCGGCTACCTCAGCCTCGACCGCGCGACATCGACTTTGTCCGGCGGCGAGAGCCAGCGCCTCAAACTGGTCCGCCACCTCGGCAGCACCCTCACCGGCATGACGTACATCTTCGACGAGCCCAGCGTCGGCCTCCACCCCCGCGACGTGGGCCGCCTCAACGACCTCCTGCGCGCGCTACGCGACCAGGGCAACACCGTCCTGGTGGTCGAACACGACCCCGACGTCATCGCCATAGCCGATCACGTCGTGGACGTAGGCCCGAAAGCCGGCGCCAACGGCGGCGAGATCGTCTACCAAGGCACCGTGGCAGGCCTCCGCACCGCCGACACACGCACCGGCGAAGGCCTCCGCCGAGCCGTCCGCACCAAGACCACCTTCCGCACCCCCACCGGCACCCTCCCCGTCCGCGACGCCACCCTCCACAACCTCAAGAACGTCTCCGTGGACGTCCCCACCGGCGTCCTGACGTCCGTGACCGGCGTGGCCGGCTCCGGCAAAAGCACCCTCATAGCCGAGGTCTTCGTCAAGACCCACGAAGGCACCGTCTACGTCGACCAGTCGGCGATAGCCGCCTCGTCCCGCTCCACCCCCGCGACGTACCTCGGCCTGATGGACCCCATCCGCACCCTGTTCGCCAAGTCCACCGGCACCGCCGCCTCCCTGTTCAGCTTCAACAGCGAAGGCGCCTGCCCCGAATGCCAGGGCCGCGGCGTCATCATCACCGAACTGGCCTACATGGACCCGGTGACCACCCACTGCGACGCCTGCGAAGGCCGCAGATTCAAGGACGAGGTCCTCTCCCACAAACTCCGCGGCAAATCCATAGCCGACGTCCTCGAACTGACCGCGGAAGAAGCCACCACCTTCTTCACCGAGGCCCCCCTACGCCGCAAACTCCGCTCCCTCATAGAGGTGGGCCTCGACTACCTGACCCTGGGCCAACCCCTCAGCACCCTCTCCGGCGGCGAACGCCAAAGAATCAAACTGGCGACCCAGCTCACCGCCACCGGCACCGTCTACGTCCTCGACGAACCCACCACCGGCCTCCACATGTCCGACGTGGACACGCTGCTCACCCTGTTGAATACCTTGGTGGACAAGGGCAACACCGTAATAGTCATAGAACACAACCTCGACGTCATCCAGCAGTCCGACTGGATCATCGACCTCGGCCCCGACGGGGGCAAACAGGGCGGAGAAATCATCTTCACCGGCACCCCCGCCGACCTACTGACCACCGCCGAATCCCTCACCGCCGAACACCTCCGCCACTACCGCGCCACCCACACCCTGGAACCGGCCCCTGCTCTCTGA
- a CDS encoding AfsR/SARP family transcriptional regulator translates to MGKRHYDSGWSSYYDIRGGVYGRTAYFPHIGNVPDVRKACRPATSSLPKIPAIGKIPKSAARLKLHRTGAVVLFHVLGPLVVEDAAGRDVDIGSGKLSHLLALFLLNANSRVSKHWIIEHLWRHNVPRSATSNLKTYVTTLRRLQVPIATHKDGYLLTVAPNELDADLFEHFAATGREALERRDLYNAAAALESATGLWRGDPLHGVDLDVELSLWTERLREGFQTVTEDFFEVRLALGRHREIIGPLKIWTVRHPLRERAHAQLMTALYRDGRQAEALDVYQSFRTNLVAQIGLEPTPVLRDMQRRILQEEDRFRIDPVVHMLMEKARVAILHTDSAGSYDAGAWSSVQ, encoded by the coding sequence ATGGGGAAACGTCATTATGACTCCGGCTGGTCGTCCTATTACGACATACGAGGCGGAGTGTACGGCCGGACGGCATATTTTCCGCACATTGGCAATGTGCCTGACGTACGCAAGGCGTGTCGTCCGGCCACTTCGTCCTTGCCAAAAATTCCGGCGATTGGTAAGATTCCCAAGAGTGCCGCACGGCTCAAATTACACCGCACGGGGGCTGTCGTGCTGTTCCATGTATTGGGTCCACTCGTGGTCGAGGACGCGGCAGGCAGGGACGTCGATATCGGTAGCGGCAAGCTCAGTCACCTGCTTGCATTGTTCTTGTTGAACGCCAACAGTCGCGTTTCTAAACACTGGATCATCGAGCACCTTTGGCGGCACAACGTGCCGAGATCCGCTACGAGCAATCTGAAGACCTACGTCACGACTCTGCGCCGACTGCAGGTCCCCATCGCCACACACAAGGATGGATACCTGCTCACGGTGGCCCCGAATGAGCTGGACGCAGACCTGTTCGAGCATTTTGCGGCGACAGGCCGCGAAGCGCTCGAAAGGCGAGATCTCTACAATGCGGCCGCCGCTCTGGAGAGCGCAACAGGTCTCTGGCGCGGTGATCCACTGCATGGCGTGGATCTGGATGTCGAACTCTCCTTATGGACGGAACGTCTACGCGAGGGCTTCCAGACGGTGACCGAAGACTTCTTCGAGGTGCGACTGGCCCTTGGACGCCATCGGGAGATAATCGGCCCTTTGAAGATATGGACCGTGAGACATCCCCTGCGCGAGCGAGCCCACGCACAACTCATGACCGCTCTTTATCGGGACGGACGGCAGGCCGAGGCTCTGGATGTTTATCAGAGCTTCCGCACCAACCTCGTGGCGCAGATCGGGCTGGAGCCGACACCCGTACTGAGGGATATGCAGCGGCGCATACTCCAAGAAGAGGACAGATTTCGTATCGACCCGGTCGTCCATATGCTCATGGAAAAGGCCAGGGTGGCTATTCTTCACACCGATTCCGCCGGCTCATATGATGCCGGCGCCTGGAGCTCCGTTCAGTAA